The proteins below are encoded in one region of Streptomyces roseirectus:
- a CDS encoding solute symporter family protein — protein MSPMLTTLAAGGAASEHRTLIISLFSAFVLATLVITVWAGRQTKDASDFYAGGRQFTGFQNGLAVAGDYMSAASFLGIAGAIALFGYDGFLYSIGFLVAWLVALLLVAEPLRNSGRYTMGDVLAYRMRQRPVRTAAGTSTIVVSIFYLLAQMAGAGVLVSLLLGITSDTGKIAIVALVGVLMILYVTIGGMKGTTWVQMVKAVLLMAGALLLTFLVMLKFDFNISDLLGTAADNSGKGAAFLEPGLKYGLTGTTKLDFISLGIALVLGTAGLPHILIRFYTVPTAQAARKSVLWAIGLIGAFYLMTLALGFGAAALISNAEITASNKAGNTAAPLLALHLGGVDSNWGAILLASISAVAFATILAVVAGLTLASSSSFAHDIYANVIKKGQASEKEEIRAARWATVGIGAVSILLGALARDLNVAGLVALAFAVAASANLPTILYSLFWKRFTTSGALWSIYGGLISAVGLVLFSPVVSGKATSMFPDVDFHWFPLENPGIISIPVGFLLGIVGTYLSKEEPDKKKYAELEVRSLTGTGAH, from the coding sequence CGTCTGGGCCGGCCGCCAGACCAAGGACGCCTCCGACTTCTACGCGGGCGGGCGCCAGTTCACCGGCTTCCAGAACGGCCTCGCCGTCGCCGGCGACTACATGTCCGCCGCCTCCTTCCTCGGTATCGCGGGCGCCATCGCCCTCTTCGGCTACGACGGCTTCCTCTACTCCATCGGCTTCCTGGTCGCCTGGCTCGTCGCCCTCCTCCTGGTCGCCGAACCCCTGCGCAACTCCGGCCGCTACACCATGGGCGACGTCCTCGCCTACCGGATGCGCCAGCGCCCGGTCCGGACCGCCGCCGGCACCTCCACCATCGTCGTCTCGATCTTCTACCTGCTCGCGCAGATGGCCGGCGCCGGCGTCCTCGTCTCGCTGCTGCTCGGCATCACCAGCGACACCGGCAAGATCGCCATCGTCGCCCTCGTCGGCGTCCTGATGATCCTGTACGTCACCATCGGCGGCATGAAGGGCACCACCTGGGTCCAGATGGTCAAGGCCGTCCTGCTCATGGCGGGCGCGCTGCTGCTGACGTTCCTGGTGATGCTCAAGTTCGACTTCAACATCTCCGACCTGCTCGGCACCGCCGCCGACAACAGCGGCAAGGGCGCCGCGTTCCTGGAGCCCGGCCTCAAGTACGGCCTCACCGGCACCACCAAGCTCGACTTCATCTCGCTCGGCATCGCGCTGGTCCTCGGCACCGCCGGGCTCCCGCACATCCTGATCCGCTTCTACACGGTGCCCACCGCGCAGGCCGCCCGGAAGTCCGTCCTGTGGGCCATCGGTCTCATCGGCGCCTTCTACCTGATGACCCTCGCCCTCGGCTTCGGCGCGGCGGCCCTGATCAGCAACGCCGAGATCACCGCGTCCAACAAGGCGGGCAACACGGCCGCGCCACTCCTCGCACTCCATCTCGGCGGCGTCGACTCCAACTGGGGCGCGATCCTGCTCGCCAGCATCTCCGCCGTCGCCTTCGCGACGATCCTCGCGGTGGTCGCGGGGCTCACGCTGGCCTCCTCGTCGTCCTTCGCGCACGACATCTACGCCAACGTCATCAAGAAGGGCCAGGCCAGCGAGAAGGAGGAGATCCGGGCCGCCCGCTGGGCCACCGTCGGCATCGGCGCGGTATCGATCCTGCTGGGCGCCCTCGCGCGAGACCTGAACGTCGCGGGGCTCGTCGCCCTCGCCTTCGCGGTCGCCGCGTCCGCGAACCTGCCCACCATCCTCTACAGCCTCTTCTGGAAGCGGTTCACCACCAGCGGCGCCCTCTGGTCCATCTACGGCGGCCTGATCAGCGCCGTCGGCCTGGTGCTGTTCTCGCCGGTCGTCTCCGGCAAGGCGACGTCGATGTTCCCCGACGTCGACTTCCACTGGTTCCCGCTGGAGAACCCCGGCATCATCTCGATCCCCGTCGGCTTCCTCCTCGGCATCGTCGGCACCTACCTCTCGAAGGAGGAGCCCGACAAGAAGAAGTACGCCGAGCTGGAGGTCCGCTCCCTCACGGGCACCGGCGCGCACTGA